In Betaproteobacteria bacterium, the genomic window GGCGCGGCGCGTAACCTTGCCGGGCGGCTACAGAGAATTTCGATGCAACCGCCCAGGACCCCGTCCTCCAGTATGATGGCGCTCATGGATTCCAGCTCCAAAACCTGGCCGAATCCGCCCGGCACTTGGCCTTCGAATACGTAGCGCCCCAGGAATCCATCGCAACTGGGCATGGCGATGTTGAGTTGCGTCTCCAGGCGCGCGCGGCTGTCCGAACGAGCCTCGTACTTCACTAGCAGACGGTTGTCCGCCAGCTCGTACTGCTTGCGCACATAACCACCAGGGACTTCGGCCCGAAAGGCGATGACCTCTTCCGGTTCCAAGGTGCTTGGTACGTACTGGGGCTGCACCGCGAGTTGCCCCGTGACCCACCGGTCCACGAACAGGGCGCGCGGCCGCGCATCGGGTTGCAGATCCCGTGCGCTAACCGGGTGCTTGAAACGCAAGCGGTCGTGGGCCGAGGCGATGCCTGTACCTTGCGCATGGGCCTGTTCGCCCTGGGACATCTTGCGGTAGTAGTGTTCTTCGCGGCGGCGCAGGGAATCGGCGAAGTTATGTTGCAGAGAATAGGCATCGAATTCGATGATGGCGGCATCGTTATCCTCGCGGACAACGATCTGGAGCAAACCGTTTTGCAGGAATATCTCTTCGCGGCCGTCGAAATCCAGGTCTTCGGAACGGCGCGGCGAATTCGGCGACAAGGTGTTCAATTCCGCTTCCAATCCGATGATCGCGTTGTATACGGCGCGCCGCAGATGCGGCAGATAGAGCCCCCCAAATAGTCCGTGCCAATAGGCGTCGTTGGCCTGCGCTTGATAGAGTAATTCGGTCATGCGCGCGGAGCGTCGCGCGGTTGGCACGGCGTCCACGCGGCGCGATAGCGACAGCATGCGCCGGTGCATCCAATTGGATTCGGAGTATCGCATCAGGAAATTGCGCCAGATACCTCCGCGAAGGAAGGGCTTGTCTTGCTCGTAGTTCCCTCCCGCCTTCTCGTTATCGACGAGCCGGGCGTAACGATGGGCTTGCTCGGCGGGGAGCGTCCACTCGTTCATTTCCATGTAGGACGTGGCGGGCAGGTAGATCACGCCGCGCGTGCGCTCCGTTTCGCGGTAGGCGCCGAAGTGCATGGTTTGAATACCGGGCGTGGCCAGCACTCCTTCGATGAATTGCCGCAACCAACCCTTGCCGTAGACCCACTCGTGGGTCTCGGGCCAGATGCCGAATTTTTCGATGTCGTCGAAATAAATGGCCGCCGCTCGGTGGTTGTCTTGCGCCATTCCTGCGATGTATTTCACCGCCTCCGGGGCCGTTGCAAAAGGCAAGCGGTAGCGCAGTCCCTCGGAGATGGGGAAAAGGTCCAGCCGGCGGTCTTCCTCCTCGGTGGTGTAGTAGCCCGCCAACTCGCCGAGCACTTTCCCCGCGCATAGGAAATGGTAATCATCCACGGTCACCATCGAGATGCCGGCATCCACCAGGGCGGGCACCACTTGCGATTCCCACACGCGCTCGGTCAGCCAGGCGCCTTGGGGCGTGGCGCCGAGCAAATGCCGGGTTCGCGC contains:
- a CDS encoding DUF1926 domain-containing protein; amino-acid sequence: MTGNLPVALLLGVHAHQPVGNFPEVIDDAHARCYKPFLETLNHYPEFEFSIHFSGWLLQYLFDRYPQDMDLLKTMVDRGQAEIFGGGDTEPVLAAIPARDRVGQIERLSARTRHLLGATPQGAWLTERVWESQVVPALVDAGISMVTVDDYHFLCAGKVLGELAGYYTTEEEDRRLDLFPISEGLRYRLPFATAPEAVKYIAGMAQDNHRAAAIYFDDIEKFGIWPETHEWVYGKGWLRQFIEGVLATPGIQTMHFGAYRETERTRGVIYLPATSYMEMNEWTLPAEQAHRYARLVDNEKAGGNYEQDKPFLRGGIWRNFLMRYSESNWMHRRMLSLSRRVDAVPTARRSARMTELLYQAQANDAYWHGLFGGLYLPHLRRAVYNAIIGLEAELNTLSPNSPRRSEDLDFDGREEIFLQNGLLQIVVREDNDAAIIEFDAYSLQHNFADSLRRREEHYYRKMSQGEQAHAQGTGIASAHDRLRFKHPVSARDLQPDARPRALFVDRWVTGQLAVQPQYVPSTLEPEEVIAFRAEVPGGYVRKQYELADNRLLVKYEARSDSRARLETQLNIAMPSCDGFLGRYVFEGQVPGGFGQVLELESMSAIILEDGVLGGCIEILCSRPARLRAAPHHTVSQSEDGFEKIMQAVTLDLVWEMEAGESDLLIAIEVSPEARQRYCAPAAIATQVAE